The following coding sequences lie in one Azoarcus sp. PA01 genomic window:
- a CDS encoding glucose 1-dehydrogenase gives MKQNLTGKVAYVSGAAAGIGAAIARAFAEEGASVLLGDVQEARGEALAAQIRDQGGRAAFIHHDVADEAQWERALAHAVAQFGGLDILVNNAGIEQTGLLADVELADINRLLAVNVAGVILGHKHAIRMMRPGGIAGKGGSIINLSSVAGLIGTPALGVYSASKGAVRLLSKAAAVECGRLGHGIRVNSIHPGLVDTDMGSKLVDDFVGLGVFADRETALLQMRETYPIGRTGVPGDIANAALFLASEQSSWITGTEIVVDGGMTIN, from the coding sequence ATGAAGCAGAATCTGACTGGAAAAGTCGCTTACGTCTCCGGTGCGGCGGCGGGAATCGGCGCCGCGATTGCCCGGGCTTTCGCGGAGGAAGGCGCGTCGGTGCTTCTCGGGGACGTCCAGGAGGCACGCGGCGAGGCGCTTGCCGCACAGATCCGGGACCAGGGCGGCAGGGCCGCATTCATTCACCACGACGTCGCCGACGAAGCGCAATGGGAACGCGCGCTGGCACACGCAGTCGCGCAGTTCGGCGGGCTCGACATCCTCGTCAACAACGCGGGCATCGAGCAGACCGGCCTCCTCGCCGACGTCGAGCTCGCCGACATCAACCGGCTCCTCGCCGTCAATGTGGCCGGCGTGATCCTCGGCCACAAGCACGCCATCCGGATGATGCGCCCGGGCGGAATCGCGGGCAAAGGCGGCAGCATCATCAACCTGTCCTCGGTAGCCGGACTGATCGGCACCCCGGCGCTGGGCGTGTACAGCGCCTCGAAAGGCGCAGTGCGGCTGCTCAGCAAGGCGGCCGCGGTCGAGTGCGGCCGTCTCGGCCACGGCATCCGGGTCAATTCGATCCATCCGGGCCTGGTCGATACCGACATGGGCAGCAAGCTCGTGGATGATTTCGTCGGCCTCGGAGTTTTCGCCGATCGCGAAACGGCGCTGCTGCAAATGCGCGAAACCTATCCCATCGGCCGCACCGGCGTCCCCGGCGACATTGCCAACGCCGCCCTCTTCCTCGCCAGCGAACAATCGAGCTGGATCACCGGAACCGAAATCGTGGTGGACGGGGGCATGACGATTAATTGA
- a CDS encoding Tm-1-like ATP-binding domain-containing protein — translation MTDKPKPKVLFIATRDTKEQEAKYIRECLEGAGVEVYHLDPSVRRTLDEQAEIGPEEIAAAADMTMPAIRALKHEGLCLEVMTRGALKCAHALHHDVGLSGILGLGGSMGTALATRIMQTFPYGLPKVMISTMASGMTRPFVGAKDIVMVNPVCDISGLNSITRSAFRNGALAAAAMAHDYQSVETGNKPLVTISTLGTTEKCSARVRQSLEQQGFEVMVFHTLGTGGAAMEQIIRERDVAVVIDLSLIEVSEYLHGGLCATGPERGKAALEKGVPTIFAPGNLDFLVAGPLAEAKVRFPGKRYHEHNPALTAVRAEAQEFRNDAEHMAALIEDAKGPVSFFVPLQGFSNHDSPDGHLHDPSLPPVFAAHLKQKMRADVPVVELPLHINDEKFADALVEQAIAYSRIRSEAASK, via the coding sequence ATGACCGACAAGCCCAAACCCAAGGTGCTTTTCATCGCCACGCGGGACACCAAGGAACAGGAAGCGAAATACATCAGGGAATGCCTGGAAGGGGCGGGGGTAGAGGTCTATCACCTGGACCCCAGCGTCCGCCGCACGCTGGACGAACAGGCGGAGATCGGACCCGAAGAAATCGCCGCCGCCGCGGACATGACGATGCCGGCAATCCGCGCGCTCAAGCACGAAGGCTTGTGTCTGGAAGTGATGACCCGGGGGGCGCTCAAGTGCGCTCACGCGCTGCACCATGACGTGGGTTTGAGCGGCATTCTCGGCCTCGGCGGCTCGATGGGGACGGCGCTTGCGACCAGGATCATGCAGACCTTTCCCTATGGGCTGCCCAAAGTCATGATTTCCACCATGGCCTCGGGGATGACTCGCCCGTTCGTCGGCGCCAAGGACATCGTGATGGTGAACCCGGTGTGCGACATTTCCGGGCTCAATTCGATCACCCGCAGCGCCTTCCGTAATGGCGCGCTCGCCGCGGCGGCGATGGCCCACGACTACCAGTCGGTGGAAACCGGAAACAAGCCGCTGGTCACCATCTCGACGCTCGGTACCACGGAGAAATGCAGCGCGCGCGTGCGGCAGTCGCTGGAGCAGCAAGGGTTCGAGGTCATGGTTTTTCACACCCTCGGCACCGGCGGTGCGGCGATGGAGCAGATCATCCGCGAGCGCGACGTCGCGGTGGTCATCGACCTTTCGCTGATCGAGGTCAGCGAATACCTCCACGGCGGCTTGTGCGCGACCGGTCCCGAGCGCGGCAAGGCCGCGCTGGAGAAAGGCGTGCCGACGATTTTCGCCCCCGGCAACCTCGATTTCCTCGTTGCCGGACCGCTGGCCGAAGCCAAAGTGCGATTCCCCGGCAAGCGTTATCACGAGCATAACCCGGCCCTCACCGCGGTCCGCGCCGAAGCCCAGGAATTCCGCAACGATGCCGAGCATATGGCAGCCCTGATCGAGGACGCCAAGGGGCCAGTCAGCTTCTTCGTGCCGCTGCAAGGTTTTTCGAACCACGACAGCCCCGATGGCCATCTCCACGATCCGTCGCTGCCGCCGGTGTTCGCTGCGCACCTGAAGCAGAAGATGCGGGCCGACGTGCCGGTGGTCGAGTTACCCCTGCATATCAACGACGAAAAATTCGCCGACGCTTTGGTCGAGCAGGCCATCGCCTATTCCCGCATTCGCAGTGAGGCTGCCAGCAAATGA
- a CDS encoding HAD hydrolase-like protein, producing MRDDSIAFAGPDIPATTLARLGRTRGFVFDMDGTLLLGNERNHDMKPLPGALEITHWLSERGIPFAIFTNGTTRSPEEYATTLRKLGFALPDAAMMTPASSAVDLFVQRGYKRVLVLGGDGLAMPLRKAGIEVVAPVGRPQADAVLIGWYREFTMNNLEAACYAVWGGAQAFSASQALFFATAAGKTLGTSRAISAMLKDLTGCRVQVVGKPSIHALSAAARRLGVRAKDLAVVGDDPELEVPMAHRGRALAVAVHTGLGDADSFSHLPPARWPHLTVHGVDELLRVLQGQTL from the coding sequence ATGCGTGACGACAGCATCGCTTTTGCCGGACCGGACATTCCCGCGACCACGCTCGCCCGCCTCGGCCGCACCCGCGGTTTCGTCTTCGACATGGACGGAACGCTGCTGCTCGGCAACGAGCGTAACCATGACATGAAGCCGCTCCCGGGCGCGCTGGAAATCACCCACTGGCTGAGCGAGCGCGGCATTCCGTTTGCCATCTTCACAAACGGCACCACGCGCTCGCCCGAAGAGTACGCCACCACCCTGCGCAAACTCGGCTTCGCCCTGCCCGATGCGGCGATGATGACACCGGCGAGCAGCGCAGTGGATCTGTTCGTCCAGCGCGGCTACAAGCGCGTGCTGGTGCTCGGCGGCGACGGTCTGGCGATGCCGCTGCGCAAGGCGGGCATCGAGGTCGTCGCCCCGGTGGGCCGGCCCCAGGCCGATGCGGTGCTAATCGGCTGGTACCGCGAATTCACCATGAACAACCTCGAAGCGGCCTGCTACGCGGTCTGGGGCGGGGCACAGGCCTTCAGCGCTTCGCAGGCGCTGTTTTTCGCCACCGCGGCGGGCAAGACGCTGGGCACGTCCCGGGCCATTTCGGCAATGCTCAAGGATCTGACCGGCTGCCGGGTGCAGGTCGTGGGCAAGCCCTCGATCCATGCCCTGAGCGCTGCGGCCCGCCGCCTCGGGGTGCGGGCCAAGGACCTGGCGGTCGTCGGCGACGATCCCGAACTGGAAGTCCCGATGGCGCACCGCGGCCGCGCGCTGGCGGTCGCGGTCCATACCGGGCTGGGCGATGCGGACTCGTTCTCGCATCTGCCGCCGGCGCGCTGGCCGCACCTGACCGTGCACGGCGTCGATGAGCTGCTGCGCGTGCTCCAAGGCCAGACGCTTTAG
- a CDS encoding acetoacetate--CoA ligase, whose amino-acid sequence MIKEGDLLWTPSAHCVENANVTRFMKWLQDARSSNFASYADLWQWSVTDLEGFWGALWDYFSLESSAPISRALADRKMPGAQWFPGARLNYAQHILRQERAGEDALMYLSESQPLTAMSWENLASQVRILATQLRRLGVKPGDRVVAYMPNIPQAIVAMLATTSIGAVWASCSPDFGSQGVLDRVTQLAPKVLFCVDGYRYGGKAFDRRGEVQEILGALDSIEHVIHLAYLDTHNAAPADARVRSWETLLDHPPVPADEFRFEQVPFDHPLWILFSSGTTGLPKAIVHSHGGILLEMHKLLAFHMDIHAGERTFFFTTTGWMMWNVVASSLLVGACPVLYDGNPAYPTPDVLWKMAQDCGASFFGASPTYVDIMDKAGIVPGARYDLSKLRAIMPAGSPVSPECTAWFYDNVKKDLWIATGSGGTDCCTGFVGGVPILPVYAGEIQAPSLGVAAAAFNERGEPVVDEVGELVITEPLPSMPIGFWNDPGHVRYREAYFEEFPGVWRHGDFFRINGRGGCFVLGRSDATLNRQGVRIGTAEIYRALATLDEVEDALIVNLDLPQNQFFMPLFVKLSVGAHLDADLEKRINTLLRKEYTPRHVPDRILEVPCIPATLTGKKMEVPVRKILMGLPVEKAVNRNTMGNPQALDFFLHYAKTQQDYSLG is encoded by the coding sequence ATGATCAAAGAAGGCGATTTGTTATGGACCCCCAGCGCCCACTGCGTTGAAAACGCGAACGTAACGAGATTCATGAAATGGCTGCAGGATGCGCGCAGCTCGAATTTCGCGAGTTATGCCGATCTGTGGCAGTGGTCGGTAACCGACCTGGAGGGATTCTGGGGCGCGCTCTGGGATTATTTCTCGCTTGAATCCTCCGCGCCGATTTCGCGCGCGCTCGCCGATCGCAAGATGCCCGGCGCGCAATGGTTTCCCGGCGCAAGGCTGAACTACGCGCAGCACATTCTGCGGCAGGAGCGCGCCGGCGAAGACGCGCTGATGTATCTGAGCGAAAGCCAGCCTCTGACCGCGATGTCTTGGGAGAATCTGGCGAGCCAAGTGCGCATCCTCGCGACCCAATTGCGGCGGCTCGGCGTCAAACCCGGCGACCGGGTGGTCGCCTATATGCCCAATATCCCGCAGGCCATCGTCGCGATGCTGGCGACGACGAGCATCGGCGCGGTGTGGGCGAGTTGTTCGCCGGACTTCGGCTCTCAGGGCGTTCTCGACCGCGTCACCCAGCTCGCGCCGAAAGTGCTGTTTTGCGTCGACGGCTACCGCTACGGCGGCAAGGCTTTCGACCGCCGCGGCGAGGTGCAGGAGATTCTCGGCGCGCTCGACAGCATCGAACACGTCATACACTTGGCGTACTTGGACACGCACAACGCCGCCCCGGCGGACGCGCGGGTGCGGTCGTGGGAAACCTTGCTGGATCACCCGCCGGTACCGGCCGACGAGTTCCGGTTCGAACAGGTACCCTTCGATCATCCGCTGTGGATACTGTTCTCGTCCGGCACGACCGGCCTGCCCAAGGCCATCGTGCACAGCCATGGCGGCATCCTCCTCGAAATGCACAAGCTGCTCGCCTTCCACATGGACATTCACGCCGGCGAGCGCACCTTCTTCTTCACCACCACCGGCTGGATGATGTGGAACGTGGTCGCAAGCTCGCTGCTGGTGGGGGCGTGCCCGGTACTCTATGACGGCAATCCCGCCTATCCGACCCCCGACGTGCTGTGGAAGATGGCCCAGGACTGCGGTGCCAGTTTCTTCGGCGCCAGCCCGACCTACGTCGACATCATGGACAAGGCCGGGATCGTGCCCGGAGCCAGGTACGACCTGTCGAAACTGCGTGCGATCATGCCGGCTGGCTCGCCGGTGTCGCCCGAGTGCACCGCCTGGTTTTACGACAACGTCAAGAAAGACCTGTGGATCGCCACCGGCAGCGGCGGTACCGACTGCTGCACCGGCTTCGTCGGCGGCGTGCCGATCCTGCCTGTCTATGCCGGCGAGATTCAGGCGCCGTCGCTCGGCGTCGCCGCGGCGGCGTTCAACGAGCGCGGCGAACCCGTCGTCGATGAAGTCGGGGAGCTGGTGATCACCGAGCCTTTGCCGTCGATGCCGATCGGCTTCTGGAACGACCCCGGGCATGTGCGCTACCGGGAAGCCTATTTCGAGGAATTCCCGGGCGTGTGGCGCCACGGCGATTTCTTCCGCATCAATGGGCGCGGGGGCTGCTTCGTGCTCGGTCGCTCGGACGCAACGCTGAACCGCCAAGGCGTGCGCATCGGCACCGCGGAGATCTATCGCGCCCTGGCCACGCTCGACGAGGTCGAGGATGCGCTGATCGTGAACCTCGACTTGCCACAAAACCAGTTTTTCATGCCGCTGTTCGTGAAATTGTCGGTCGGCGCCCACCTGGACGCGGATCTGGAAAAGCGCATCAACACGCTGCTGCGCAAGGAATACACGCCGCGTCATGTGCCGGACCGGATCCTCGAAGTGCCTTGCATCCCGGCCACCCTCACGGGCAAGAAAATGGAAGTACCGGTGCGCAAGATCCTGATGGGCCTTCCGGTCGAAAAAGCGGTCAATCGGAACACCATGGGCAACCCCCAGGCGCTCGATTTTTTCCTCCATTACGCGAAGACCCAGCAGGACTATTCGCTGGGCTGA
- a CDS encoding FAD-binding oxidoreductase, producing the protein MKPPVEQALKEIERVVGAEHLLTDTATLSRYSVNMLATADILPAAVVRPASTAELQQVLKIANTCKTPVWTLSGGQNRGYGMACAATPGTLIIDLKRMNRILEVNVELAYALVEPGVTFAQLYRYLRDNDIPLWMDVPSGSPEGSCLGNITERGAGYTPLGEKFLFSCGMEVVLADGQVLRTGTGTLPNSQTWQVFKWGYGPSLDGLFTQSNFGIVTKAGFWLMPRPPAYEPLAVTMDDPEAAYKAVEILRPLKLNMVIPNGACVTHVRKALGLTACWGEGKNILPRVSRRFDYPAETLKALKETYALGEWNFAGALYGLPETVRTYRGIVEDAFRSALPGCRFLSAEEQAASPYWRAREKAMRGEPLWEFDMSDWEGKAGALWISPVAPVTNEAVEQQIRIAEETYAKYGFHYAAELILGTGRDLHHIIWLLFDRSDAEERRRAELCEREMYDRYCEVGYLPYRTGLSTGDYLMRKLGPFRDICHDLKQLFDPNNILSPGKSGIDLAHRS; encoded by the coding sequence ATGAAACCGCCCGTAGAACAGGCACTGAAGGAGATCGAGCGCGTCGTCGGCGCGGAACATCTGCTGACCGACACCGCAACCCTGTCGCGATATTCCGTCAACATGCTCGCCACCGCCGACATCCTGCCTGCCGCCGTGGTGCGGCCGGCATCGACGGCAGAGCTCCAGCAGGTGCTGAAGATTGCCAACACCTGCAAGACGCCGGTATGGACCTTGAGCGGCGGGCAGAACCGCGGCTACGGCATGGCCTGTGCCGCCACCCCGGGGACCCTCATCATCGACCTCAAAAGGATGAACCGAATCCTCGAGGTCAACGTCGAGCTCGCCTACGCCCTGGTCGAGCCCGGCGTCACTTTCGCCCAGCTCTACCGCTACCTCAGGGACAACGACATTCCCTTGTGGATGGATGTGCCGAGCGGCAGCCCCGAAGGCTCGTGCCTGGGCAACATCACCGAGCGCGGCGCCGGGTACACCCCGCTGGGGGAGAAGTTTCTTTTCAGCTGCGGCATGGAAGTCGTCCTCGCCGACGGACAGGTGCTGCGCACCGGCACCGGAACGCTACCGAACTCGCAGACCTGGCAGGTCTTCAAGTGGGGCTACGGACCGTCGCTCGACGGCCTGTTTACACAGTCCAATTTCGGCATCGTCACCAAAGCCGGCTTCTGGCTGATGCCGCGCCCGCCGGCCTACGAACCGCTCGCGGTGACCATGGACGATCCGGAGGCGGCCTACAAGGCGGTCGAAATCCTGCGTCCGCTCAAGCTCAACATGGTCATCCCCAACGGTGCCTGCGTCACCCACGTGCGCAAGGCGCTGGGACTGACGGCGTGCTGGGGCGAGGGGAAAAACATCCTGCCCCGGGTCAGCCGGCGCTTCGATTACCCGGCAGAAACCCTGAAGGCATTGAAAGAGACGTACGCGCTGGGTGAATGGAACTTCGCCGGCGCGCTCTACGGCCTGCCGGAAACCGTCCGGACCTATCGCGGAATCGTCGAAGACGCGTTCCGCTCGGCCCTTCCCGGCTGCCGCTTCCTGAGTGCGGAAGAACAGGCGGCGAGCCCCTACTGGCGGGCACGGGAAAAGGCGATGCGCGGCGAGCCGCTGTGGGAATTCGACATGTCGGACTGGGAAGGCAAGGCGGGGGCGCTGTGGATCTCGCCGGTCGCTCCGGTCACTAACGAGGCCGTCGAACAGCAGATCCGGATCGCCGAAGAGACCTACGCGAAGTACGGCTTCCATTATGCCGCGGAGCTGATCCTGGGGACCGGCCGCGATCTGCACCATATCATCTGGCTGCTGTTCGATCGCAGCGATGCCGAAGAGCGCCGCCGCGCCGAGCTGTGCGAGCGGGAAATGTACGACCGCTACTGCGAGGTCGGCTACCTGCCCTACCGCACCGGACTGTCCACCGGCGACTACCTGATGCGCAAGCTCGGGCCGTTCCGGGACATCTGCCACGACCTGAAACAGCTCTTCGATCCGAACAACATCCTGTCGCCGGGCAAGTCGGGAATCGACCTGGCCCATCGCTCATGA
- the accB gene encoding acetyl-CoA carboxylase biotin carboxyl carrier protein, with translation MKLTNEDVNEILQLLDAGPFDELNLQTLRFKLQLRRGGDGTWTQEAQILSAPNLLAPATAAATPAASDAPQAQHSTQAEAEHLVPVRTPLLGTFYRAPKPGAPAFVEVGSRVEKNTLVGIVETMKLMNSIYAGTAGKVVEICAQDAATVEHDAVLMRIEPEGA, from the coding sequence ATGAAACTGACCAACGAAGATGTGAACGAGATTCTGCAGCTGCTGGATGCGGGACCTTTCGACGAACTGAACCTGCAGACCTTGCGCTTCAAGTTGCAATTGCGGCGCGGCGGCGACGGCACGTGGACGCAGGAAGCGCAGATCCTCTCCGCGCCCAATCTGCTGGCCCCGGCCACTGCGGCCGCCACACCGGCCGCTTCCGATGCGCCGCAGGCGCAACACTCCACGCAGGCTGAAGCGGAGCACCTCGTTCCGGTGCGCACGCCCTTGCTGGGGACCTTCTACCGGGCGCCCAAGCCGGGCGCGCCCGCCTTCGTCGAAGTGGGCAGCCGTGTCGAGAAAAACACCCTGGTCGGCATCGTCGAAACGATGAAGCTGATGAACTCGATTTACGCTGGAACGGCCGGGAAGGTCGTGGAAATCTGCGCGCAGGATGCGGCCACCGTCGAGCACGACGCGGTGCTGATGCGCATCGAGCCGGAGGGCGCATGA
- a CDS encoding glucose 1-dehydrogenase: MLLEGKTALVTGAGNGIGRTIALTYATEGANVVVSDINDEWGRETLALIEAKGGKAIFQRADTARAEDHDVLIAAAKRNFGRLDVACNNAGISGEFTPTAETSDAQWQRVIDINLSGVFYGVRAQLRAMLETGGGAIVNISSIAGQIGIEGITPYTAAKHGVVGLTKTVAWEYGSKGIRINSVGPAFINTTLVQNVPPETRKQLEQMHALRRLGETEEVANLVAWLSSDKASFVTGSYYAVDGGYLAR, translated from the coding sequence ATGCTGCTCGAAGGAAAGACCGCACTCGTCACCGGGGCCGGCAACGGCATCGGCCGCACCATTGCCCTCACCTACGCTACCGAGGGCGCAAATGTCGTCGTTTCCGACATCAATGACGAATGGGGCCGGGAAACGCTCGCCCTGATCGAAGCCAAGGGCGGAAAGGCCATTTTCCAGCGCGCCGACACCGCCCGCGCCGAAGACCATGACGTCCTGATCGCCGCGGCCAAACGCAACTTCGGCCGCCTCGACGTGGCCTGCAACAACGCCGGCATCAGCGGCGAATTCACCCCCACGGCTGAAACGAGCGATGCCCAGTGGCAACGCGTCATCGACATCAACCTGTCGGGCGTGTTCTACGGCGTTCGCGCACAGCTGCGCGCGATGCTCGAAACCGGCGGCGGCGCGATCGTGAATATTTCCTCCATCGCCGGGCAGATCGGGATCGAAGGAATCACCCCGTACACCGCCGCCAAGCACGGCGTTGTCGGCCTGACGAAAACGGTCGCCTGGGAATATGGCAGCAAGGGCATCCGCATCAATTCGGTCGGCCCGGCCTTCATCAATACCACGCTGGTCCAGAACGTTCCTCCCGAAACGCGCAAGCAGCTCGAACAGATGCACGCCCTGCGCCGCCTCGGCGAAACCGAGGAAGTCGCCAATCTGGTCGCCTGGCTGAGCAGCGACAAGGCCAGCTTCGTCACCGGCAGTTATTACGCGGTCGACGGCGGCTACCTGGCACGATGA
- a CDS encoding lipid-transfer protein: MSEQVQVIGVGMVKFVKPGTQEPYEIMASKAIRAALADADVPYDKIQQAYASYVFGDSACGQAALYRVGMTGIPLFNVNNNCSSGSSALFLARQAVLSGSVDCALAFGFEEMRPGALGAVWNDRTSPLLEMEDQLEKIVPGVPPASNAHRLFGSAALAYIEKTGANPDIFAKVAVKTRKHAMNNPLAMFNQPLTVDEVMRSPVIFAPYLTRLEACPPSCGAAAAVVCSEAFARRHGLTRGIPILAQAMATDRPARNDNSIDLAGADMTRNAAAQVYAQAGIGPQDVDVVELHDCFTSNEVITYEGLGLCGEGEAEGFIARGDNTYGGKYVINPSGGLMSKGHPLGATGLAQCTELVSQLRGEAGARQVDRARLALQHNLGLGGACVVTLYGKNA; the protein is encoded by the coding sequence ATGTCCGAGCAGGTTCAGGTAATTGGGGTGGGCATGGTCAAGTTCGTCAAGCCCGGCACCCAGGAGCCCTACGAAATCATGGCGTCGAAAGCCATTCGCGCCGCCCTCGCGGATGCCGACGTGCCCTACGACAAGATCCAGCAGGCCTACGCCAGCTACGTCTTCGGCGACAGCGCCTGCGGCCAGGCCGCGCTGTACCGGGTCGGCATGACCGGCATCCCGCTGTTCAACGTCAACAACAACTGCTCGTCGGGCTCGTCGGCCCTGTTCCTCGCCCGCCAGGCGGTGCTCTCCGGCAGCGTCGACTGCGCGCTGGCGTTCGGCTTCGAGGAAATGCGCCCGGGCGCGCTGGGCGCGGTGTGGAACGACCGTACTTCGCCGCTGCTCGAGATGGAAGATCAGCTCGAAAAGATCGTGCCGGGCGTACCGCCGGCATCCAACGCCCACCGCCTGTTCGGCTCCGCCGCACTGGCCTACATCGAAAAGACCGGCGCCAATCCCGACATCTTCGCCAAGGTGGCAGTGAAGACCCGCAAGCACGCGATGAACAACCCGCTGGCAATGTTCAACCAGCCGCTCACCGTCGACGAGGTCATGCGGTCGCCGGTGATTTTCGCCCCTTACCTGACCCGCCTCGAAGCCTGCCCGCCTTCCTGCGGCGCGGCCGCGGCGGTGGTGTGCAGCGAAGCCTTCGCCCGTCGTCACGGCCTCACCCGCGGCATCCCGATCCTCGCCCAGGCGATGGCGACCGACCGTCCGGCCCGCAACGACAATTCGATCGATCTCGCCGGCGCCGACATGACCCGCAACGCCGCCGCGCAGGTGTACGCGCAGGCGGGGATCGGCCCGCAGGACGTCGACGTCGTCGAGCTGCATGACTGCTTCACCTCGAACGAGGTCATCACTTACGAAGGGCTGGGACTCTGCGGCGAGGGCGAGGCCGAAGGCTTCATCGCGCGCGGCGACAACACATACGGCGGCAAATACGTCATCAATCCGTCCGGCGGGCTGATGTCCAAAGGGCATCCGCTGGGTGCGACCGGCCTCGCTCAATGTACGGAACTGGTGTCGCAATTGCGCGGGGAAGCCGGCGCGCGGCAGGTGGATCGCGCGCGCCTTGCGCTTCAGCATAATCTGGGGCTGGGCGGCGCCTGTGTCGTGACCCTGTACGGGAAAAACGCCTGA
- a CDS encoding acetyl-CoA carboxylase biotin carboxylase subunit, with protein MTIRRILIANRGEIAVRIVRTCQRLGIETVLAASEADLDSQAARLADHTICIGPAKSSASYLDVDAVVGAARAAKADAIHPGYGFLSENQRLAQACTAAGIVFIGPTEAQLDAVGDKLKARSHALAAGLPVVPGGEVDSVEEARALAEKTGWPVLIKAVSGGGGRGMKLVHEPDKLAATIELAMAEAHASFGDPRVYLERYVASGRHVEVQVLGDGENVIHLGTRDCSIQRRYQKLVEEAPAPNLRDGLRAAMHEAAITFAKHLEYRGLGTVELLVDCERDTFYFLEMNARIQVEHPVTEAICGLDLVAEQIAVAEGKPLRLTQDDVRLAGHAIECRINAEDWTQDFRPSPGTVSRAVFPLGEGVRIDTHIQTGARVPPFYDSLLAKLIVQGADRAQALQRLRHALAQCEISGVSTNLPMHIELMQQEEFARGGVNTAYFPWFLENRATALRDPCVAKGS; from the coding sequence ATGACGATACGCCGCATTCTCATCGCCAACCGCGGCGAGATCGCGGTGCGCATCGTGCGCACCTGCCAGCGCCTCGGCATCGAAACCGTCCTCGCCGCCTCCGAGGCCGATCTCGACTCGCAGGCGGCGCGCCTGGCCGACCACACGATCTGCATCGGGCCGGCGAAATCGTCCGCGAGCTACCTCGACGTCGACGCCGTCGTCGGCGCCGCGCGTGCGGCGAAAGCCGATGCGATCCATCCCGGATACGGCTTCCTGTCCGAGAACCAGCGCCTCGCCCAGGCCTGCACCGCCGCGGGGATCGTTTTCATCGGACCGACCGAGGCGCAGCTCGATGCCGTCGGCGACAAGCTCAAGGCGCGCAGCCACGCGCTCGCCGCCGGACTTCCGGTGGTGCCGGGCGGCGAAGTCGACAGCGTCGAGGAAGCGCGGGCCCTAGCTGAAAAAACGGGCTGGCCGGTCCTGATCAAGGCCGTCAGCGGCGGCGGCGGCCGCGGCATGAAGCTGGTGCACGAGCCGGACAAGCTCGCGGCGACGATCGAACTGGCGATGGCCGAAGCCCACGCTTCGTTCGGCGATCCCCGTGTCTATCTGGAGCGCTATGTCGCGTCCGGCCGCCACGTCGAAGTGCAGGTGCTGGGCGATGGCGAGAACGTGATTCATCTGGGCACGCGCGACTGTTCGATCCAGCGCCGCTACCAGAAGCTGGTCGAGGAAGCCCCGGCTCCGAACCTGCGCGACGGACTGCGGGCCGCAATGCACGAGGCCGCCATCACTTTCGCGAAGCATCTCGAATACCGCGGGCTGGGCACCGTCGAACTGCTGGTCGACTGCGAGCGCGACACCTTCTACTTCCTCGAAATGAACGCGCGCATTCAGGTCGAGCATCCGGTCACCGAAGCGATCTGCGGGCTCGACCTGGTCGCCGAGCAAATCGCGGTCGCTGAAGGAAAGCCGCTGCGTCTGACGCAGGACGACGTGCGTCTCGCCGGGCACGCGATCGAGTGCCGCATCAACGCCGAAGACTGGACGCAGGATTTTCGCCCCAGCCCGGGTACGGTGAGCCGCGCGGTGTTTCCGCTCGGCGAAGGCGTGCGCATCGATACGCACATCCAGACAGGCGCCCGCGTGCCGCCGTTCTACGACTCCCTCCTTGCCAAGCTGATCGTCCAGGGCGCCGACCGCGCCCAGGCTCTCCAGCGCCTGCGCCATGCGCTGGCGCAGTGCGAGATTTCCGGCGTGAGCACCAACCTGCCAATGCACATCGAACTGATGCAGCAGGAGGAATTCGCCCGCGGCGGCGTGAACACCGCTTATTTCCCGTGGTTCCTGGAAAACCGGGCGACCGCATTGCGCGACCCGTGTGTCGCGAAAGGAAGCTGA